DNA from Musa acuminata AAA Group cultivar baxijiao chromosome BXJ1-5, Cavendish_Baxijiao_AAA, whole genome shotgun sequence:
ATAAGGTAAATCATGGTCTGTACCATTATGAGATGATTCAGCAATACATCAAAATGTTTTGTGCAAAAGTAACCAGACTTGGATGCAATGCCATTAGTAAATAAGATATACCTTACTGTAACTACGAACTATATTTGCTGCCTTGTAAATTTCATATTCCATAGTTCGACCCCATGGAAAATTCAACCATGACCGCAAGGTGCTGAGATCTGTCAAATCTTGGGTCAGAAGCTGTGAAGCATTACTAACTTGATCCATTAAGTAATGCTGAACAGACTTGAGTCGGACATAACAAACATCACAAACCCGCTGTGGATCTGCAATTCTGAATTTTGGAGGCATCAAGCTTCTTCCTGTAGAGCAATCACCACAAAATATGCCACCACAAAACCGACAATGATGTCTAAAACACATAAAAGGATGAAACCGCACGTTGCACAGCATGCAAGAAGCTGCAGCACTGTCAGGCAACCACTTTGGTGGATCTGTTTCAAGAATCTCCATGCTATGCCCATAGTTGGTCTCTGCAAGAGAATTCGCCATCTCTTTCCAAGTTTCTTCTAGGAGTTCTATTGATATCCAAGACATCCCACAACTCTTTAGATCACTTGATGCAAGGCCACTTAATTTGTGTCGGACCACAAGAAGCATCTCAGAAACCACATCCCACATGGTCATCTCCTTATCTACTCCAAGAGATTGATCCCAACTGAATTCTCCCTCAGGAAAGTACCCACCATTACAACCAAAGCCCCTGCTCCATTCGTCATGATCACTTTCTGACATCGGAGGTACAGACACAGGTATCCAAATGCCAGTTTCTTCATAAAGTGGAGAATCATAATAGAAATATTTGCGTGATTTCCTTTTGGCAGGAACTTGAGGACAGACAATTCCAGGATTAGGAGCCTGAATCAATTCTGAAGAGCAGCAATTTCCATTCTTGGATGAAGAGCTAGTACTGTAGCTGTCCTCCATTTCATCAGATACCTAACAAAAAAACAGTAATTTCAAGTTTATAGCCAAAACTATCAGCAAACAACCTTCTGTAAAAATTCAAGTTACTCAGGATCTAATCCTGATATAATAAAGATGCAAGATGCAATGCATACTAAAATCAATACTACAGATAGAATAAAAACTCAAGTCCCTTTGAGCATCTTTTGTGAATTCATAGACTTGATACCCCTTGCATATGTAGCTAGTTCTTTTTTCAATGAAAATTTATTGCCAGAACAATGTTTTAGTGTCTAAATTTTTGACGAACTAGTTTTCAAAATTCAACCCATGATATGTGGGTCTCATAAATTCAATGTCATGTACCAATTTTACAGAATACCTATCACATTAACTTTATTGATCCTGCACCACTGATCTAAACTTTTTAAGCCCAAGCGAATGATAGACTCACCTATCTCTTATAAGCTCATTCAAGCCTTCTCTCACTTCCAATGTGAGCCTCCACTTTTAAAAAATCCATTATATACAAATATAACATTCCAGCTATTCTGCTAACTTAATTATCATCATGTTATCTTGAAACGATCTAGAATTTAATTTGTGGTTAATAACAACATGTTGATCCAATATCACACATATAACCAACTTTACATACCATAAGTGAGTCACATATCTACAACTAAGAGTATAGTAGTATATGAATCATCAAAGATCACAAGCAAACCAATAAAAACTCATGCAGCATGAAGTCATGCactaatatttataaatattgtaaATCATGCATATCCATCTCACTAAGCATTGACACCCGACTAAAGGAGGATAATCATATAACACTCCCAGCAGCTAATGGAGTATGACTACCACATTCTCTTATTCAATATAGTTAATAGAAACAAATGATGCATTCACACAGTCATCAGCAACATATTGAGATAAAATAGGGCAATCTCAATAACATATAAAGAGACTTAACTTCACGGaatggattttttattttttcaagttCCAACAAAGAATAAGGAAAACTCATATCACGCTGCCAATAACAAATGGAACGATATTCCTCATCTGCCAAATGGGAACACATTCCTCTAAGAGCGCATAGAAAAATTACCTAGCCTGAGTAATTCATAGTACTAGATGGTCCATCAACCCCTAGTACTGTTCTATCTGCCTTTGCAAGGAACAATATAATCTTATGCATCATCAATCTCATCAGTCAAACAAGTAATTCATATCCAACTATCATAGTGAATTATACTCAGTGAAAGATACATGAGACTAAATTCAATGAGTGCTACTTAATCCATGATGGGCCCATGGCTCATGATGGGCTTATGCTAGTCTGGCTTAAACTACGGCTGGGCTAGTATTCAGCACAATCCAACACTTCAAAATGGATACAAGTTTCAAGCTATGTGCAAGGTTGAACCTTGCAGGCTCACAAGCAACAAGCAAACCTGCGAGTGAGGCTACAATAGTCTGTGGGTCTAGTCTCCTACAGACTAGGCTAACAAACCTGTAGCTTCTAGAGGTGGTCATTGTGTCGTTGTTGGGCCATAGGGCATACTACGAGCTTGTCTTAGGTCGGCCTCCTTATGGTTGACTCATGCaggttttatttctttttctttttaatactAAGGTTTCCATGATCTAATCTCTTATCTTGATAACGTACAAGCAGTaaaaagaacaataaaaaaaattcgcTTGGACAATCTTGAATCTCAATTGACTTCGTGGGCATACCATAAAAGCAGCTCCTCAACGTTCAACACTTTTACTTATTTAATGTAAAAACCAATCCCTTCATTATCACAATGACACAATCCAATATGAGAAACGGCGATTAGAACAAGGTATATCAATAGGAGAAAATCAAAGAACAGAATATCGAAAGGGATCTCTACTTTCTTCGTGAtgttgcattgtcctctctttctTCGTTGCTTGATATTCCTCTTCCCTGCAGTGGATCTTGCTCCTCGATGACTTGAAAGGAGCTTCAAGGGGGATTTAACATACAAAAATCTTACCTCTCCCCAAAAGGCATAGTCTTAATTTACTCCACAATAAATTAATCAATAATCACATTCTATCTTTAACCAACATCCTTGCTTTGTTTAACCTAAATTAAATTGGAAACCATATAAACCATGATTAATAATTATAACCAAATCAATTATAATTTCTAATCTAGTTTTGGTAAGTATTCAAGTCTAACATTACCTACCCTTTAGGAAATTTGGTCCTCAAAATTTGAATTTCATATCTAGTCTTACCAAATAATTGGATTTAATATCTCCTCCCCCTTTAGTAAAGGGGTCCTCCAAATTTGGACATCTGCATTGTGACGATATGACTTAGTGtgataattaattttattgagcCTGAGCCACtaactcaaaatatttaaatctaagttgataataatatatcaatataGCATAAGTTCATTCTCTCCCTTTTCGTGTGGGGCTAAACCGGGatgtcactatatatatatatagtgacatACAGCTGATTCGATGCGCCATAGCAAAGTCTTGTTCTAGATTTGAATACTTACCCAGATAAGAGTAAAGCAGCTAATAGAATTCCAGAAAGGCAACTGGAATTTTGCGTACTCTGCCTGATATAGTTACCTAAATAGTTTATAACAATTCACTCCCTAAACTTAGCAAGGTACTGACAATTTGTTGAGCTTCAACTTTTGAAGCAACTAATAGATTGATAAAAGGGCGCAAAAAACTGAAATTGGGAAGCATTTGCCCTAAATAAATTGTGCTGAGCGAAGAAGTACAAATGCTAGTACGTTCTACTGAGGCAAAATAAAAGAGAACCATCACAGACAAGAAAAAAACCACAAGAAGTAGAGCAAAAGAAAAATAACACATAATCGAATAAAAGGCATGATCTTTATGTAAATAGCAGATAAATCCCCCTCCCCCCGcaaaaaaaaaccctaaaaaaTCTTTCGCTAACCCGCCGTAACTAAGACCCAGAACTGGAAGACAAATACGCATCCAACGAAAGACATCACCTCTGGGGACGAATGAAAGACTCTGGCATCCGAAACCCTAGAATCAACCGCCGCCACGGACCTAATAACCGCGTCGGGCCGGTGGGGCTCCGGCTCCTCGGGTTCGATTGCAGGGAAGAGCTTGTCGCTCACAGCCATCAAGATACGATTGGGCGATCGAGGGTCACCAGGAATCGGCCATGAATGGAGGAACTGCGAGAGACGAGCACGGAATTCGACGGCGATTTGGGGATCAGAGACGGAGGAGACGTAAGGACCACCTGAAGAGGAAATCGGAAATCCGAGACCACCCGAAGGGGATACTTTGCTGTGCTGAGCCGACTCGCCACAGGCCTTATAATTGATGGGTCAAAAATTGGACCTGCATGAAGCCAACAAATTTCGGGCCCAATAACACAAATACGTCCAATTTGAGGCCTTGTTTTATTTttgtaataataaataaataaatatttttatttttatattgctTTTTAGGCAAGATAAAAACCATAGAGGATGATCCTGTTATATcatgtgattttatttaattagataggatatattatatattattagattcttattatgattattggccaatataaaaaaaaattaattatggtaagattatttaggatatgatcTTGATAGCCCTAATTATCTTTTTCTAGACTCTATGCTATCATCTATTTGTAAGTAGAAACTTTCAAAGatcaaattaagaaaatcttttcTCTCGTAGATTCTTATTCAATCAATTataatgatcataaaaataaatagaaaagagaagaaaagtctAATTTATTTTCTATGCAGAATCATGACACAAGCAAATGCGTTGCTTCACGATATCTAAAGTACTCTATTGATTATCGTATTCAAAATATATGCACCttctattttaaatatataatacatAAGACTTATAGCATCCGAGGCAAAATGATAACGACGAAAATACATTAGTAATGGATAATTATGCCCATGAAAGTTATATGCATCGCACAATCCATGCACCGTTAcaattaagaagaaaaaataaagttttttcacacattaaaagattattttttcatTCTAACCGATATCCACTTGATAGTTTTCtcctttaaaaattatattttttgaatatatGCCCTAATAAAATTATAGGTTTATCcttcaaaaatcaaatattttcatcGTATATcctatcaaaattaattttgaaaaataacCGGCAACAAATACGATTTTAACCCGACTTGGGCTTTATTCATTTAGGCTTCTAGAACTTGATTGAGTTAGACTCAAATTTTGATCGAATTT
Protein-coding regions in this window:
- the LOC135673209 gene encoding uncharacterized protein LOC135673209 — translated: MAVSDKLFPAIEPEEPEPHRPDAVIRSVAAVDSRVSDARVFHSSPEVSDEMEDSYSTSSSSKNGNCCSSELIQAPNPGIVCPQVPAKRKSRKYFYYDSPLYEETGIWIPVSVPPMSESDHDEWSRGFGCNGGYFPEGEFSWDQSLGVDKEMTMWDVVSEMLLVVRHKLSGLASSDLKSCGMSWISIELLEETWKEMANSLAETNYGHSMEILETDPPKWLPDSAAASCMLCNVRFHPFMCFRHHCRFCGGIFCGDCSTGRSLMPPKFRIADPQRVCDVCYVRLKSVQHYLMDQVSNASQLLTQDLTDLSTLRSWLNFPWGRTMEYEIYKAANIVRSYSKVGSLRPEKSIPDAILKQAQGLAILTVVNVGLMVTYKVGTGLVVARREDGSWSPPSAISSFGLAWGAQAGGELTDFIIVLRNKAAIRTFSGNAHLSVGAGLSAAAGIVGRAAEADIRGGDGGYAACYTYSCSKGAFVGCALNGNIVIARTSENSRFYGAPLKASDILLGSLPRPPAAAVLYNALSDLFLKLKR